A stretch of DNA from Sugiyamaella lignohabitans strain CBS 10342 chromosome B, complete sequence:
CTTTGTTGCGATTTGAGAGCAGACAGATAAAAACAGAAGGAAGCCGAGATCCGTGGCTAAATGCGTAATACAAGACGTAGCCGGATTCGGAAGAATGGGATGCTGCTAATACCTGATCAAGAGACAAAGAATTTGGAATCACAGAAACGACCGATTGGAACCCACCAAATGCGGCCTTGCCAATGACTTCATCTTCACGACGCTGACTTGTACGGGAACTAGAATACCAACGCAATAGCCCGTCAGGTTCAAGAATCCTTTCTTGAGCTGAAGCTTTTCTAGGAGTGACTAGCAGATGGGAGACTGCTTTATTAATAGATTCAAATTCAGTATCATCAGGACCACTCACCTGGGCATTACCGTTGACAGTCTGATCAAGCTCTGGTAGTGAATTGACAATATCGCTGAATACTATATTGGCTCTTTGGCGATTTAATGTTCTAATGACAACGCTGCTAACCGCTCTATAATTTGTAAATAAGTGGAGCGATAGTAGAAGGGTAACAGTAATCCACATTTCAATTCCCTCACCCTGAACCAATTTAACCAAAACTGATCCTGCCAACATACCCAGAAGTGTGATGACTGTTTCTTGTGATTGATCTTTTGCATTCACGTCGGCAATACTGCCTATTTTTGGATCCGTAAAATGCTGTGTTAAAGCAGCTCTCGAGCCACCGGCCATGACGCCACAGATGCTTCGTAACAGCCCAGACATACAAAgcataaataatttaatatttCTATTCCCAGGAAACAGGGGTGATAAACAGTCAAAGACAGTAGCAGAATCATTTACTAAATCGGCAACATAACGGTACTTCTTACACTCAGGCTCTAAAGTGCTCCCCAGCTTCCAAGCAAAAATAATTGTACCGAGTCTACCAACAGTCTCTTGTGTAATTTTCATAAATAGCGCAGATGTTGAACTAGAAGACTCGTCCCCAACACCCACAGCTTTGAGCACAGCCCTGTTAGCAAACAGGGATGCAATCGAGCTAGAGAATGCTTGAATAGAGTCAAATATTTGATAATCAATATAATCCGGGCTTACACTATGCGGGTAACCAGTAGGAAGAAATACATTGATCAACTGCTGTAACAAGTCCATACCAGATCCGCCAAATCTGATCTGTGAAGTTTCCTTGGCGCTTCGTAATGTAAGGTCACCAGGGAAAGTTCCTTCGTATACGGTATTGAGAAACCCATTCTCATCCAGCTCACGGATTAGTATTCCTGGCGAATTTCGGCTAGAATAATGGGCAGCAGACTTCTCGACGTCGTGGAATGAATCATCCATAGTTATAAAACAACAGTCAAAGAACCGAAATGAAGCTTGTGAAGGTAAATGATGCTAGCGAACTTGTGACACTTGAGTTCTTGATGATAGTATTATACCAAGTTACAATGCAGACATATAAAGGTGGGTATACCTTCTAAGATGAGGGTGAAAACCataaaaatagaaatatcAGACGACTCGGTTTGCAATACAAATTACTTCAGTGATCCTCCAGACTCTTGTCAATAAGTAATGAATAATGAACGGATAGACAAGCTTTGCCGATAGCAAGAAACCAATTCATACACTCCGAGTTTTGGTCGGCAGGCCAACCACCCCAGTTTATGCAGCCCAGAAGAGCAGTTGACGCGTCAAAAGTAGCCAGTAATAACCCATACCCCAAATCTGATAAGatcagtcaattgactaGACGAGACATTTGTTCCGAGGCTCCATAAAGTTTTAAGTTGTTACATGTTCTGGGATTCTCATTCATGTCAAATTAGTATTATTAAGAATTATGTGTTGTTAGCTATTACTACATCTAAATTTATTTCGTCTTCTTATGTTCCTTCTTCAAGTATTCTTCATATCTTTGCTTACGCTGTCTCTTCTGTTCTtgaatataattattaGTATCCTTGTATTTTGTGTTAAAAATTTCATCCCAGTGGATAAAGAACGGCTGAGAAAAGTTGGTCTTGATTCCGAAGctttgatgatgaatgtCGTGATACACAGACTTGTTAGGAAACAAGATCTGTAATGGATCCCAGGGCAAATCGTATCCACAATGGTCATCGACAGTCTTTAGAGTGGAAAAGGTATAGAATACAATTGACTCTCTTGTACTCATTCCTGTAAGCAAATATCCGAGACCAGCTCCCACAGTGTCCAATAAGAAACCCTCCACAAGACTGTTGTACAAGGCACCAAATGCATATGGAACGTATAACCTATGATGGACAGAATGGAAATGTTTGTACAAAAACTTATTCATGTGCATAGCTCTATGAAGCATATACTGCCAAGTATCCAGAATGAAGAAACCCATGAACAGTCTGAAGGCAGGCATgattaaataataaatagcCTGAGCAACTGCTGGAGAAACGTTAAGCCTCATTGAGATTTTCCATAATTCGTAACTCTCATGGCCAGTCATCTGTGCAGGTTCGAACTTATTAAGAAGTAACCCTGTTGCTGTTTGTAAAATATGTTGGAGGACTACAGCTCTAAACACTTCTAGTTTAGAACATTTGTTTCTACTAGCTACTTCAGCAGGTGGGTGAATCCTGTACTTGGCAAACAAGTCCATCTCAtccaacaaataaaaaaatgttGAAAATGTCCAGTATGCTATTATTGGGGCCAGTAAGGCAAGAGTTTGGTCTGAAATGAACCCTGGAAATAGATCCAGCTGTGGTCGTAATGCGATTTCGGGAGGCGTCGATGTCTTATTCATGATGTTGTGAAGTTTCTTATGCTAAAATATTAGGCCTGCCTTGATTCGAGATAGAAAAATTATAGCGCACAGAGAGAACTGTGACTAAAGTTGGGCCACGAAATAATATGCAAATTTGACCTGAAGTTTAGAGTGGTGTGAAAGGAATGTTGTGAAGACCAGTAGCTAGCTCGTCTCGTTCAGAGTAGTGAACGGGCTAGACAAATAGGAGTAACAAGAGCAGAGAAATATTACAACCAGAGCAACAGAAGCAAGCTTCTATTAGACGCTTGATGGTGATATGAGCCGTTGTATAAGGTCTTCTGCCAAGCAGTCGTGTCTAGACTCCAAGTAGCgtgataaaaataaataatttccAGATTAGCTCACGAGGGGCCCGCGCGCATGCGTGCTGCTACGGGAATCCGCGCAGCATTATTTTGAATGGGAGAAAATCAGGGAGCAAAGATTATCCGACCTGCCCGGATTAAACCGATTGCCTGTCGTAAAATTTTAGCAAGGTGAGCAAGTCATTATGTTATCAAACCCGATGTAAAACACAGATAACAAAGATGTGACTATTGCTAACCTGGATCTCGAGAGCAAGGCGCTGAGTGCCTGCAGGGTTTAGTACAGGGCTGAATGGGTCTGGGCAACCGACGAGAGATAATAACGTTTTCGAACGATAGATATCTAGTTTTAGTTACAAGTTTGATCTCTCATGTGATTTTTGTGCGTTTGGGGAGTCTCTCATCAAGGTTCGACAAGAGCGGCTGGTTACTCCGCTGGTGGGTAATCAACTAGGCCCCTTATTGTTGAAGTTTCGTCATGCCACAGGTATGAAGAAATCCTGTAATGCTTTGCTATATTCAAAGTATGGCAAAAGTTATTGGGactaaatatttttatggAATTTAGAAATACATAGCTTTTAATAACACATTTGCCCCGAGAGATAGGAATAGGGGATGATTTAAATATAAACCCCTGCCCTAAAAAGCTACAGACATGaaatttgattttgatttacATGTCGGTTCCAAGAATTTGAATTCGACTTGTGAGTGCTCCTAAAGGTATAAGATGAAAAACCTGTCGTCAAAGTTACAGAACATTCCTCTTAAATCAGCACAATGGCTTCGCCGTTACAAGTGTGGACCAAATGTATTTGCATTTAGAAATCTTGAAACGGGTCAAGTAGTGTTCTCTCAGACACTTTATCCAAAAGAACTTGatattcaaaatcaatttcaatttgCCAACTGGCAAAATAGGCTTCCAAAGGCCGAACGTAAGGATATTTGGAGACCACTTGCAGTGGTGACACTTCCAAATCCCGAGGCAGCAGTTTCGTTTTATGAAAATCTGGTGCAATTACGGTTCATGAGAGACAGATCAATGAAGAAACAAGCTAATGACTGGCGAAAAAAATCGActgatgaaaatatttggtATTATGGGCAATTCAGACCAACATACACACAGGAGGCCGTGGCTGACCTGGCGAGCGCTGTGGAAGCATCGAATCTTGAGTGCGAAATCAAATGGGAGAACGAGTGGAGACGAGGAGAAGATAAGTATTGGGAGGGCATCACTAATGTTAACCATGCATATCTCCCCAAATATAATCCTCGGGAACAGACTGTAATGCTCAAAAAAATAGCAAAGGAGGCATATACTGCTTTTAGGCGACAGGAGAAAGAACTCTTTAAGAGCCTTAAAATAGGCCCATACGCGGAACCTGCAGCACAGTCATAGTGAATAGTTTGTATAATTGTAAATAGTTAAGAGAAGTCATGTCGCATTTTCCTTTACTTCGCCTCCTTGGCAACACTGGCGGTTTTCATTTGTTGAGACAGCGGTAGAGACTACTATTCACGTCTCGTAATCATCTCATTGCCAGTTACCAGGTTAGAAATCATATAGTTACATGATGAAAGTTTTGTCTATTTTTCTACAGTCTTAGTTCAGTTTGagatcttttctttttggatgTTTGTCCCTTGTCAAACTTGATGGCCTTGGGGAAGTCACGTCCAACATTGTCAAGGTCCTTGACCTTGTAAATACGGACGATCCAGTTCTCACTGGTAAACGCCTCCTCAATGGTTGTCAGCTCAGGGGCCATCGACGCAGGAATATTTTGCCCACGGACTCTGTCATGTCCATCTCTACCACCGAAAGCATCTGTAAAACGGTAGTAACTCATCTTGTACATCATACTCTCTCTCATGGTGGGGGTGGCTTCATGATCAACACGATATTGGTTTGAGGCAGTGAAAAAGTCCCTCTCTTTGACCTCCTCAGGCCATATTC
This window harbors:
- the MHR1 gene encoding Mhr1p (Protein involved in homologous recombination in mitochondria; required for recombination-dependent mtDNA partitioning; involved in stimulation of mitochondrial DNA replication in response to oxidative stress; GO_component: GO:0005739 - mitochondrion [Evidence IEA,IEA]; GO_component: GO:0005739 - mitochondrion [Evidence IDA] [PMID 12034822]; GO_component: GO:0005739 - mitochondrion [Evidence IDA] [PMID 14576278]; GO_component: GO:0005739 - mitochondrion [Evidence IDA] [PMID 16823961]; GO_component: GO:0005634 - nucleus [Evidence IEA,IEA]; GO_component: GO:0005634 - nucleus [Evidence IDA] [PMID 12034822]; GO_function: GO:0003677 - DNA binding [Evidence IDA] [PMID 12198175]; GO_function: GO:0000150 - recombinase activity [Evidence IDA,IMP] [PMID 12198175]; GO_function: GO:0003697 - single-stranded DNA binding [Evidence IDA] [PMID 19729448]; GO_process: GO:0006310 - DNA recombination [Evidence IMP] [PMID 12198175]; GO_process: GO:0034599 - cellular response to oxidative stress [Evidence IMP] [PMID 19074198]; GO_process: GO:0000002 - mitochondrial genome maintenance [Evidence IDA] [PMID 12034822]; GO_process: GO:0000002 - mitochondrial genome maintenance [Evidence IGI] [PMID 12198175]; GO_process: GO:0090297 - positive regulation of mitochondrial DNA replication [Evidence IMP] [PMID 17116696]; GO_process: GO:0090297 - positive regulation of mitochondrial DNA replication [Evidence IMP] [PMID 19074198]; GO_process: GO:0006355 - regulation of transcription, DNA-templated [Evidence IEA]; GO_process: GO:0006355 - regulation of transcription, DNA-templated [Evidence IPI] [PMID 9736700]; GO_process: GO:0006351 - transcription, DNA-templated [Evidence IEA]), giving the protein MKNLSSKLQNIPLKSAQWLRRYKCGPNVFAFRNLETGQVVFSQTLYPKELDIQNQFQFANWQNRLPKAERKDIWRPLAVVTLPNPEAAVSFYENLVQLRFMRDRSMKKQANDWRKKSTDENIWYYGQFRPTYTQEAVADLASAVEASNLECEIKWENEWRRGEDKYWEGITNVNHAYLPKYNPREQTVMLKKIAKEAYTAFRRQEKELFKSLKIGPYAEPAAQS
- the SUR2 gene encoding sphingosine hydroxylase (Sphinganine C4-hydroxylase; catalyses the conversion of sphinganine to phytosphingosine in sphingolipid biosyntheis; GO_component: GO:0005783 - endoplasmic reticulum [Evidence IEA]; GO_component: GO:0005789 - endoplasmic reticulum membrane [Evidence IEA]; GO_component: GO:0005789 - endoplasmic reticulum membrane [Evidence IDA] [PMID 8868422]; GO_component: GO:0016021 - integral component of membrane [Evidence IEA]; GO_component: GO:0016021 - integral component of membrane [Evidence ISM] [PMID 12192589]; GO_component: GO:0016020 - membrane [Evidence IEA]; GO_function: GO:0005506 - iron ion binding [Evidence IEA]; GO_function: GO:0016491 - oxidoreductase activity [Evidence IEA,IEA]; GO_function: GO:0000170 - sphingosine hydroxylase activity [Evidence IMP,ISS] [PMID 9556590]; GO_process: GO:0006633 - fatty acid biosynthetic process [Evidence IEA]; GO_process: GO:0006629 - lipid metabolic process [Evidence IEA]; GO_process: GO:0055114 - oxidation-reduction process [Evidence IEA,IEA]; GO_process: GO:0030148 - sphingolipid biosynthetic process [Evidence IEA]; GO_process: GO:0006665 - sphingolipid metabolic process [Evidence IMP,ISS] [PMID 9556590]) yields the protein MNKTSTPPEIALRPQLDLFPGFISDQTLALLAPIIAYWTFSTFFYLLDEMDLFAKYRIHPPAEVASRNKCSKLEVFRAVVLQHILQTATGLLLNKFEPAQMTGHESYELWKISMRLNVSPAVAQAIYYLIMPAFRLFMGFFILDTWQYMLHRAMHMNKFLYKHFHSVHHRLYVPYAFGALYNSLVEGFLLDTVGAGLGYLLTGMSTRESIVFYTFSTLKTVDDHCGYDLPWDPLQILFPNKSVYHDIHHQSFGIKTNFSQPFFIHWDEIFNTKYKDTNNYIQEQKRQRKQRYEEYLKKEHKKTK